The Nitrospira sp. genome segment TTCGACCTGCTGCCACAGGGGTTCCTGTTCTACGGGAGCGAGACAGAACGTGATGCGTTCAGGAATCGTCGCTCCGTTCGGTTTGAGAAACCGACGGCGGGCGTCACTGAAATAGTCAAAGAGGCCGGCTTCAAACCCGAAGTGTCCAATCTGGTCGGCGAGGATCACATCGGCCGGCTCAGGCAAATCGACATGTGTCGAAAGGTCTTTGATGAAACGAATATGGTCTGTCAATCCGTTGGCTTGACAGATCTCACGAGCTACTTCGATTAAGCCGGTCTCCTCGATTGAATAGACGCGCTTAGCCCCGGCTTCGCAGGCTAGAAGGCCAAGGATTCCGGTTCCGCTTCCGAGATCGACGACAACCGATCCCGGTACAACCAATTCTCGAATGGCTTGACGAAATGCTGCGAGACGGATTTGGTCTTGAAGGTAATGGCGATGTTCGTCGACAACGAGTGACAAAGTGGAAGTCCCCGTATCAAAGATTGGATGTAGTTAACATAGAGTAAATTCTGTAACTGCTTGGCTAAAGGCACATCGCCATGAACATTCCCGGCATGCCATCCGGAAACCTTCCGCTCGGGCTGCCTTGAGTCAATTTAGTAACGTCGCCGTATTCTACAAGGGTCGGAGTGGTGTAGGGTTTTTTAGGAGAGGGCGTTTTTTGATCGAGGGTGGCTTTTTGTTCCATGGAGCGTCCCTCCCGTTGTTGCGGCGATTGTACAGAACTCCTAGGGAGGGTCGCTAGGAGAAATATGCCCTGGTGGGACCATTGTTTGAGATTGACAGGAGGTTGTAATATTTCATATACATACTCGGTCTCCATCACGTCATGATCATGTCTCCGATAAGAGGATGTTCGAGAGTTCTTTGGTGTGATGCAAGAGAGAGAAACGGGTAAGTCAGGAACCAGGATGTTGGTCAATCACAAGGAGGCAGTCCAATGAAGAGTGCGTTAACAATTATGTTTGGTGTAGCAGCCGTCGCGTTGGTCGCGGCGCCTCTCACCTCGTATGCGGGTGGAACGATCACTGGGAAGGTGACGTATGCTGGTAAGCCGGAGCAAAAAGAGTTCCTCTTTTCAAAGTTCCCGAATCCCAAGTTCTGCCCTAAGAACCCCAACAAGAGCTTGATGGATGGGGACAAGCGGTTTCTGAAACAGATCGAGGTTGGGAAAGACGGTGGTTTGAAGGGCGCGGTGGTTGCCGTGACCGATGTTGAAGACAAGGCGTTTGTGGACGGCTATGCCGGCACGGAAGTCACGGCCGCGTTCTGCGAATTTTTGCCGTTCAGCGGCATCGTCGTCAACACCCGTCCCTTCAAGGTGGAGAACACGGATGCTGACCCGGATGATCCTAAGTCTGTTCAGGGTGTGCTCCATAACCCCCATAGCTTTACCGTAAAGGGCTCGACTTCAGCAACCGGTTTCAACATCGGGCTTGCCAAGAAAGGCGACAAGCTTGATAAGCCGGTGACCTTCCGTGGCGGCGCGGAAAAGGAAGGGTACTTCCGGTTACAGTGCGACCAGCATGAGTTCATGCAATCGTTCTTCCTGCCCGTGTCGAACCCGCATTTTGCCGTGGTGAAGGAGGATGGTTCCTTTGAGATCAAGGATGTCCCGGCCGGCAAACACAAAGTCATCGCCTGGCATCCTTTTGCCGGGAAGGCCAAGAAGGTAGAGTTTGAGGTCGATGTGGCCGATGGCGGCACCGCCAACCTCAAGGCTGAAATCAAGTAAGCCAGGACCCGTTCTCGTACGCGCAGTTGAAGGGCAGCGGAGTACCCGCTGCCCTTCGTGTTTGAGCCAGTTTTCATCCTCAATTCATCACCTTGCCTTTTTCTTTCCGTAGTAGGTAAGATGCCAAATTTTAAAGCGCCAGCTTAAGGGATTGGTGTGTCACGAGAACTCTCACTCGCGGAAGTGTTCCAGCTTGGTTACTACTGGGAGACCAAGATTTTATTGACGGCCGTGAAGCTTGACCTGTTTTCCGCCATAGACGAAAAACCGAGAACAGCCAAGGATGTCGCGAGTCGACTTCAGGCTGATGAACCGACCCTCCGTCTCCTGTTGAACGCCCTCGTCGCGATGAAGTTATTGTCAAAGGAGGGCGACTTGTATGGCAACGCTTCGACGGCCCTGAAGCACCTCGTCCGGCATTCGGACCAGTACGTCGGCCATCTGCTCCTCTTGCACGATGCGGAGTGGAACAACTGGGGAAACTTGGAAGAGACGGTTCGAACCGGGCGACGGGCAGTCGATCGGCACGTCTTCGAGACCGATCCGGAATTGGGAAGCAACGTGTTGGCGGTGCTCAATCGCATCGGACAGCAAAGCGGACCCGATCTTGCTAAACGGCTGAAGCTCGTGGGAAGCGAGCGGCTGTTGGATCTGGGCGGTGGCGCAGGAACCAACGCCATTGCCTTCTGCCAAGTGTACTCTGAATTGTGCGCGACGGTCTTTGATCTCCCGGCGACGTTAAAGCTGGCGGAAAAAATGGTCAAGGCCGCAGGGTTGGAATCACGAATTACACTGCATCCTGGTGATTTCAATAGAGATCAACTCGGGGGTCCGTACGATGTGGTGCTGATGTCGGATATTCTTCACTATCAAACGTTCCAGCTGAATCAGGATCTGGTCAACAAGGCCTTCGTATCACTGGCGCCGGGGGGTCGGTTGATCATTAAGGATCGATTTCTGGACGAAACCGGCACCGGTCCGGCTTGGACGACGGCGTTCACGATCCATATTCTTGTGAATACGCAACACGGTAGTTGTTACAAATGCAGCGACGCGATGCGATGGTTGATTCAGTCGGGATTTGGCTCTGTCGTGGAATTGGAACAGACGGCTGTTGTTCAGGGTGTGAAGCCGTAACCCGCCAGTTGTCATACGCCAGTCGTGGGGGAAACCTAATCCGCACACGAGTTGGTCGGGTTTTTCGCTTAACGAATGGCCCTTGACGGATGCCGGGAGTGTCTTTGGAGGAGTAACGGTGGATTGGTTACGAGAGCCAGGGTTTTTGGGGACTCATGCCACGACCGGAGCGGACTTAAGCCAGTTGATGGCCACACTCTTTACCAGCCTCTTCATCCTGGGATGGGTCCAAGCCCGCAAGCGAAACGCCGATGCGCATCATTGGTTGATGTTTGGGGGAATGATTTCGATGCTCAGCTTCTTCATCGCGTACTATCTGTTTCGTCAGCTTGGCGTGTTGGCTGTTGAAGGAAAAGAGGGGTTTGGCGGCTCCCAATCGCTCTATGACTATGTCTTCATCCCGGTGCTGACGCTCCATATCATTCTTGTCATCATCGGCTTGATCATGGCGGTGTACATGATTGTGTTGGGCTTTCGCGCTCAACAGTTTGTTGACGGAGTGCGGTCCCTCCGGGAAGCTCGGTTGCTTACGACGTGGAAGAAGATCGGGCTCATCTTCAGTGGGATTGCCGTGGTGGTGCTCGGGCTATTTTTTTCGCGTGTGGCGACCGCCGGCTTTTCAATGCGAAAGCTGGAGGTCTACCTGGCGTTTCTCTTAGTCGTGGCGTTCGTGTTCGCGATCGAGATGACTATACAGCGAATTTGGCCCAATGGGGCGCGGCGACACCGCGCGCTCGGTCGGTTCACGATGGTCATTTACTGTGTTTTGTTTGTCACGGGGAGTTTTACCTACACCATGCTCTATATTCTTTATCCAGGGAAGATTGGGTAGCCTAGTAGGATGCTGACATGCGGCTGTGGTCGATGGATGCATGCAGAAGGGATTGAAGAATGTGCCGGAGAAAGCGGTGCTCCTCAATGGTTCATCCGGTTGGAATGCAAAGGCTGTGGTTTGAAAATCGGTATCGACGTGCCGGAGGGACAGACGCACGGACTGGTCGATCGATTGATGTGGACTGATGAAGCATTACACCGGTTGGATCGTCTGCCGCCCTATGTGGCCACTCTCGTTCAGAAGGATGTGGAGCAGGATGTTTGTCGTCATGGCCGCCGGGTGGTCACGTACGATATGTTGCTGCACCCGCGAGCCGAGGATCGAATTGAGTGGGAGTCGGAAGCAGAACGGCGGTTGGAAAGAGTGCCGGCTCCGGTTCGCGCCATGGCTCGGATCGAACTTGAGCGGACCGCGGCGGATCGAGGAATGTCTCGGATTACCGTGGCTCTGATGGAAGAAGTGAAGGCGAAGTACTTTGGGATGGGTTCTTCGAAATAGTAATGAATGCTGAGGACTGAGTGCTGAGAAGGGACAAAGCATGAAACCGGCTATTCCCTCGGCTCAGTCCGCAGTCCTGCTGCCTCAGTCTTGAACATCATGTTGCATCGGATGGCCTTGCGGGTTCTTCCGAGTTTAAGTTTGGCGGTCACGGAAGAAACCGTGCGCAAGCAGAAACGGATCGTGATGGTTGTCCCCGGACTGGTTGCGTTCGGGGTGTATCGTCTCGTCAAGCATCTCGTTCCGATCTCAGATCCCCTTGTCTTGTTGGCGGTCAGTAGTCTAGTGGCAGCGGTCACCTCAGTACTGGCCTATCGGGTTGGTCGGTCTGCCCGATGGTCCGTCATTGTCCGTCAAGACGGAGTGCGTCTCCTCAGCTGGCTTGCCGGATGGATTGGTGCCATGTATGGCATCCAGCTCTCCTTGTTGGTGCTGACTCTGTTATGGATCATGAATTACGATTATCTCCAACATCCCGATGGGCCGGCCATGATGGCGATTATCATCTCATGCACGGCCGTCGCGCGTGATGCGTTTGAAATCGGACATGTGCGTAAGCTCTCGCTGTTGGGACGGCCATT includes the following:
- a CDS encoding lasso RiPP family leader peptide-containing protein; amino-acid sequence: MEQKATLDQKTPSPKKPYTTPTLVEYGDVTKLTQGSPSGRFPDGMPGMFMAMCL
- a CDS encoding methyltransferase, yielding MSRELSLAEVFQLGYYWETKILLTAVKLDLFSAIDEKPRTAKDVASRLQADEPTLRLLLNALVAMKLLSKEGDLYGNASTALKHLVRHSDQYVGHLLLLHDAEWNNWGNLEETVRTGRRAVDRHVFETDPELGSNVLAVLNRIGQQSGPDLAKRLKLVGSERLLDLGGGAGTNAIAFCQVYSELCATVFDLPATLKLAEKMVKAAGLESRITLHPGDFNRDQLGGPYDVVLMSDILHYQTFQLNQDLVNKAFVSLAPGGRLIIKDRFLDETGTGPAWTTAFTIHILVNTQHGSCYKCSDAMRWLIQSGFGSVVELEQTAVVQGVKP
- a CDS encoding DUF420 domain-containing protein; the encoded protein is MDWLREPGFLGTHATTGADLSQLMATLFTSLFILGWVQARKRNADAHHWLMFGGMISMLSFFIAYYLFRQLGVLAVEGKEGFGGSQSLYDYVFIPVLTLHIILVIIGLIMAVYMIVLGFRAQQFVDGVRSLREARLLTTWKKIGLIFSGIAVVVLGLFFSRVATAGFSMRKLEVYLAFLLVVAFVFAIEMTIQRIWPNGARRHRALGRFTMVIYCVLFVTGSFTYTMLYILYPGKIG
- a CDS encoding PCP reductase family protein; translation: MHAEGIEECAGESGAPQWFIRLECKGCGLKIGIDVPEGQTHGLVDRLMWTDEALHRLDRLPPYVATLVQKDVEQDVCRHGRRVVTYDMLLHPRAEDRIEWESEAERRLERVPAPVRAMARIELERTAADRGMSRITVALMEEVKAKYFGMGSSK